Below is a window of Desmonostoc muscorum LEGE 12446 DNA.
CTCATATCCGGCTGCTGATGAACTAGCGAGAGCTTCTTGAGTTGCTGTAACCCCAGTCGTCTTTTTTGATAACTCCTGACAGTAGACAATAGCAACATCAAATCGACAGGGGTAATCTGCTTTTTCAGGGTACTGGGCTAAAAATATTCCAGCTGTACGCGAAATTTTTGCTTGCTTTTGTGGGGTAACTGCGCTTCTTCCCCCTGTATCCCAACTGCCCGAACTGCGGGTTTTAACTTCAACAAATGCCAAGATTGGTAAGGGAGTGGGGAGTAGGGAGTGGGGAGTGGGGTATTCTGCTTTGCTCTTCTGTTCTTCCCCAGATTCTCTATGATGTTCGGCGATAATATCGATTTCTCCCCAGCGGCAAGAAAAGCGACGATGGAGAATTACCCAACCTGTAGATTGCAACCATTGGGCTACTAGGTCTTCTCCAAATTGACCACTATTTGGACAATGCATATAGATTTTAGTATTCTCGTTTATTTATTCAATAGAAAAATAAGAGTTTCTCGCAGTTATCCGAAATGATACTTCCATGATGTGCTTATTCTTCCCTGAATGGCGTAGCATTCCCAACAGTCAAATTGAAGTGAACATAATTGGGGTAAATATCCATATAATAGTGATGCTCGACATATATGCCACCACCGCATTCCAGAAAAGTGATAAATGGCTCATAAGGGTCAGGAATACCATTCGCCGGGACTGCATCGAATTCCCGTAGACGACACCAAAATAAGTAATTAGATACCCCTAGCACAACATAGATTTTGCCACGGACAAATGGTATCCGGTTGCTATTGTATAATTCGTCCACCCATTGCGTTAGGGGAGATGGGAGTTCAATGTCAGGACGAATCTGGAGAGCAAGATTTTCAAAAATATGCTTCTGTCCACTCTGTAAAAACTTTGCCCATTGTCTTACCCTCGACAGAAATTCTAACATCAGTTCTGTAAGTGTTTCGTCTTTCTCCCCCATTCCCAGGGTATCCCACTGAATAGCCTGAAGTCGTGCCAAGGCAATGTTCAAATCGTCGGATGAATTTGAATTAGTATTCATAAAAATATTTTTAAAGGATTTTTGCGCTAACATCTCTGACTCAAGGATAATGAGATGGAGGAGGATTCGCCATTGGCTAAAAATAGCATGAATTCTAAGTTAAGCACCCGGATTGTGGCAAGCATACTCAGCTTTTTCCTGTGGGGAATAGTTGGCATCACAGCAACCGTGGGTTTCGCTCCCACAGCTTTTGCACTCGAATATAATAAGGAAATTTTGATTGAGGCTGATTTCTCCGGACGTGATTTAAGAGATTCCAGCTTCACCAAAGCTAATCTT
It encodes the following:
- a CDS encoding YraN family protein produces the protein MHCPNSGQFGEDLVAQWLQSTGWVILHRRFSCRWGEIDIIAEHHRESGEEQKSKAEYPTPHSLLPTPLPILAFVEVKTRSSGSWDTGGRSAVTPQKQAKISRTAGIFLAQYPEKADYPCRFDVAIVYCQELSKKTTGVTATQEALASSSAAGYEFRLQEYILAAFDCIN